From a region of the Candidatus Nanopelagicales bacterium genome:
- a CDS encoding riboflavin synthase has translation MFTGIVEEVGRVDALDAAGEGMRMSIAAQRVVAGTALGDSICVSGVCLTVAAISDTAFVVDVMPETLSRTKLGLLRLGDPVNLERAVTPATRLGGHIVQGHVDGVALVVRRDRSERWDTFRFALPQGTESYLVEKGSVAVDGVSLTVVGIGADHGGHWFSVSLIPTTLAQTTLGGLAVGDKVNLEVDVIAKYVERLTADLT, from the coding sequence ATGTTCACCGGAATCGTGGAGGAAGTTGGCCGGGTCGACGCGCTCGATGCCGCCGGTGAAGGAATGCGCATGTCGATCGCAGCCCAGCGAGTGGTCGCCGGGACTGCGTTGGGTGATTCGATCTGCGTATCAGGGGTCTGCTTGACGGTCGCGGCGATCTCGGACACAGCCTTCGTCGTCGACGTAATGCCCGAAACGCTCTCGCGGACCAAGCTCGGCCTGCTGCGGCTCGGAGATCCGGTGAACCTGGAGCGTGCCGTGACACCCGCTACGCGGTTGGGCGGGCACATCGTGCAGGGTCACGTTGACGGCGTCGCATTAGTGGTTCGGCGCGACAGGTCCGAGCGCTGGGACACGTTCCGGTTCGCCTTGCCACAGGGCACCGAGTCGTACCTGGTCGAGAAGGGCTCTGTCGCGGTCGATGGAGTTTCGCTGACCGTTGTTGGAATCGGCGCGGATCATGGCGGACACTGGTTCTCGGTGTCGTTGATTCCCACGACGCTGGCGCAGACCACACTCGGGGGGCTGGCCGTTGGCGACAAGGTGAACCTGGAGGTCGACGTGATCGCGAAATACGTTGAGCGGCTAACCGCGGACCTCACTTGA
- the ribD gene encoding bifunctional diaminohydroxyphosphoribosylaminopyrimidine deaminase/5-amino-6-(5-phosphoribosylamino)uracil reductase RibD yields the protein MDEKAALRRAIELAANSPDTRPNPRVGCVILDGDGCVVSEGWHEGAGGPHAEVVALRAAGQRSRGATAVVSLEPCDHHGRTGPCSAALIEADVSRVVFAQADPNPAASGGADRLRDAGVAVEGGLMAEESAAVNPHWTFAMSSGRPFVTWKTAATLDGRVAARDGSSRWISGPESREEVHQLRAEADAVLIGTGTLLADDPRLSARPRGGSAKRQPLRAVMGQRSVPAAARIRETEGFLRLRTREPAEALSELYALDVHHLLLEGGPTLATAFLRAGVVDRVVWYAAPALLGSGPGAIADLGIGSVDGARRFELSAVARVGDDVRLDLLPLSPGARI from the coding sequence GTGGATGAGAAGGCCGCGCTGCGCCGTGCGATCGAACTCGCGGCCAATTCCCCCGACACGCGCCCTAACCCAAGGGTCGGCTGCGTGATTCTGGACGGCGACGGATGCGTTGTCTCGGAGGGCTGGCATGAAGGCGCGGGTGGCCCGCACGCCGAGGTTGTGGCTTTGCGAGCAGCCGGTCAACGCTCCCGGGGAGCGACTGCCGTCGTGTCGCTGGAGCCCTGTGATCATCACGGGCGCACCGGGCCGTGCTCGGCGGCCTTGATCGAGGCAGATGTTTCGCGCGTCGTCTTCGCCCAGGCCGATCCGAATCCTGCAGCATCCGGAGGCGCCGACCGCCTGAGAGACGCCGGTGTCGCCGTCGAGGGTGGCCTGATGGCAGAGGAGTCGGCGGCCGTCAACCCGCACTGGACCTTCGCCATGTCAAGCGGGCGCCCGTTCGTCACGTGGAAGACCGCGGCCACTTTGGACGGGCGGGTAGCCGCGCGGGACGGGTCCAGCCGCTGGATCAGCGGCCCCGAATCCCGCGAGGAGGTTCACCAGCTCAGGGCTGAAGCTGACGCTGTACTGATCGGCACAGGCACGCTTCTGGCGGACGATCCCCGGTTATCTGCACGGCCGCGAGGCGGGAGCGCCAAACGTCAGCCTCTACGAGCGGTGATGGGTCAACGCTCGGTGCCAGCCGCTGCTCGGATCCGTGAAACGGAGGGATTCCTGCGGCTGAGAACCCGCGAGCCAGCCGAGGCTTTGAGTGAGCTGTATGCGCTGGATGTCCACCACCTGCTGCTCGAAGGTGGCCCCACCCTGGCGACAGCCTTCTTGCGCGCCGGTGTCGTGGACCGCGTCGTTTGGTACGCAGCCCCCGCTCTGCTTGGTTCCGGACCTGGAGCGATTGCAGACCTGGGGATCGGGTCGGTTGACGGGGCGCGCAGGTTCGAGCTGTCCGCCGTCGCGCGCGTCGGAGATGATGTTCGGCTAGACCTGTTGCCGTTGTCGCCGGGAGCGAGGATCTGA